A genomic segment from Halomicroarcula saliterrae encodes:
- a CDS encoding archaemetzincin family Zn-dependent metalloprotease, which produces MHVDIVPVGEVSSLVKREASEGLRETYDCEVSMHEPQSVPAGAYHSDRDQYRAEEFIDLARRVGSGDKNIAITPKDLFYRRRNYVFGLAYLSGSGSVISTYRLQTSSDGGFSNQSASDIFSARVRKEVVHEIGHTLGLEHCDNKRCVMNFSPTVRQVDVKESSLCGSCQRSVL; this is translated from the coding sequence ATGCACGTCGACATCGTACCGGTGGGCGAGGTCTCGAGCCTCGTCAAGCGCGAGGCCTCCGAGGGCCTCCGGGAGACCTACGACTGCGAAGTCTCGATGCACGAGCCGCAGTCGGTCCCCGCCGGTGCGTACCACAGCGACCGCGACCAGTACCGTGCCGAGGAGTTCATCGACCTCGCGCGCCGCGTCGGTTCGGGCGACAAGAACATCGCTATCACTCCCAAGGACCTCTTCTACCGCCGTCGAAACTACGTCTTCGGACTCGCCTACCTCAGTGGCTCCGGGAGCGTCATCTCCACGTACCGACTCCAGACCTCCTCGGACGGCGGCTTCTCGAACCAGTCGGCCAGCGACATCTTCTCCGCCCGGGTTCGCAAGGAGGTCGTCCACGAGATCGGCCACACCCTCGGGCTGGAACACTGTGACAACAAGCGCTGCGTGATGAACTTCTCCCCGACGGTCCGCCAGGTCGACGTCAAGGAGTCGTCGCTGTGTGGCTCCTGCCAGCGCAGCGTCCTCTAG
- a CDS encoding UPF0146 family protein — MTEPETALINRLSAVGSVVEVGVGNRPDVAAGLAARGVDVTATDIRERPVPEGVSFVRDDVTDPTLSVYEGADIVFARHLPPELQRPVRQVARRVGAACWFTTLGGDPPVVPVEPEQLPGGVTLYRTVDGPG, encoded by the coding sequence GTGACTGAGCCCGAGACAGCGCTGATAAACCGGCTGTCCGCGGTCGGTTCCGTCGTCGAGGTCGGCGTGGGGAACCGGCCGGACGTGGCCGCCGGGCTGGCCGCCCGGGGTGTCGACGTGACGGCGACCGACATCCGCGAGCGGCCGGTCCCCGAGGGGGTCAGCTTCGTCCGGGACGACGTGACCGACCCGACGCTGTCGGTGTACGAAGGGGCCGATATCGTCTTCGCCCGGCATCTCCCACCGGAGCTCCAGCGACCCGTTCGTCAGGTCGCCCGCCGCGTCGGGGCGGCCTGCTGGTTCACGACGCTCGGCGGGGACCCCCCGGTGGTGCCGGTCGAGCCCGAGCAGTTGCCGGGCGGTGTGACGCTGTACCGGACCGTCGACGGCCCGGGATAG